In Aptenodytes patagonicus chromosome 8, bAptPat1.pri.cur, whole genome shotgun sequence, a genomic segment contains:
- the RHO gene encoding rhodopsin, producing the protein MNGTEGQDFYVPMSNKTGVVRSPFEYPQYYLADPWKFSALAAYMFMLILLGFPVNFLTLYVTIQHKKLRTPLNYILLNLAVADLFMVLGGFTTTMYTSMNGYFVFGVTGCYIEGFCATLGGEVGLWSLVVLAIERYIVVCKPMSNFRFGENHAIMGVAFSWVMAFACATPPLFGWSRYIPEGMQCSCGIDYYTPKPEINNESFVIYMFVVHFTIPLTIIFFCYGNLVCTVKEAAAQQQESATTQKAEKEVTRMVIIMVISFLICWVPYASVAIYIFTNQGADFGPIFMTIPAFFAKSSAIYNPVIYIVMNKQFRNCMITTLCCGKNPLGDEDTSAVKTETSTSSVSTSQVSPA; encoded by the exons ATGAATGGGACAGAAGGCCAAGACTTCTACGTGCCCATGTCCAACAAGACCGGGGTGGTGCGGAGCCCTTTCGAATACCCCCAGTACTACCTGGCTGACCCCTGGAAGTTCTCGGCGCTGGCTGCCTACATGTTTATGCTGATCCTGCTCGGCTTCCCCGTCAACTTCCTCACGCTGTATGTCACCATCCAGCACAAGAAGCTCCGGACGCCTCTAAACTACATCCTTCTGAACCTGGCGGTCGCTGACCTCTTCATGGTCTTGGGAGGCTTCACAACCACCATGTACACTTCGATGAACGGGTACTTTGTCTTTGGAGTAACAGGGTGCTACATCGAAGGCTTCTGTGCTACGCTGGGTG GTGAAGTTGGTCTCTGGTCGCTGGTTGTCCTGGCTATCGAGAGATATATAGTGGTCTGCAAGCCCATGAGCAACTTCCGCTTCGGGGAGAACCATGCCATCATGGGCGTTGCCTTCTCCTGGGTCATGGCCTTCGCGTGTGCGACTCCCCCACTGTTTGGCTGGTCCAG GTACATCCCCGAGGGCATGCAATGCTCGTGTGGGATTGACTATTACACTCCGAAGCCAGAGATCAACAACGAATCCTTTGTCATCTACATGTTTGTGGTTCACTTCACAATCCCGCTGACGATCATTTTCTTCTGCTATGGGAACCTGGTTTGCACTGTCAAGGAG GCTGCCGCCCAGCAGCAAGAGTCTGCTACCACccagaaggcagagaaggaagtgaCCCGCATGGTCATCATCATGGTCATCTCCTTCCTGATATGCTGGGTCCCCTATGCCAGCGTCGCTATCTACATCTTCACCAACCAGGGGGCGGACTTTGGGCCCATCTTCATGACCATCCCGGCTTTCTTTGCCAAAAGCTCCGCCATCTACAACCCTGTGATTTACATCGTAATGAACAAACAG TTCCGTAACTGCATGATCACAACCCTCTGCTGCGGCAAGAACCCGCTGGGCGACGAGGACACGTCTGCTGTCAAGACAGAGACCTCGACCTCCTCCGTCTCCACCAGCCAGGTCTCTCCCGCGTAG